From the Companilactobacillus ginsenosidimutans genome, the window GAAACAGGTCAACATGACTCAACACCAACAGAAGTGTTCAAGTGTTGGGCAAACGTAACAGACAACGGCGTTCAACGTAATGTTGAAACGTTCGGCAACTATAACATTCAAACAAAAACAATAAGGCTAGTTGAAAGTATCAATTTCAACTGGTCTTTTTTGTTGATTGGGAATGATACGCAACACTGGATCAAGAAAACTAAAACCTCCACCTCAAAAGTGAAGAGTTTCCAAGTTGGTATTTCCTAATGGGAATGAAAGTGAAGTTTGTCGGACTGAACAAAGCAAAGGTCAAACTAACCGAACAGTCAGACATGAAGAGGTTTGTCAGTGTCGTTAGGAAGTCCACGGTTGAGGTACAAGAGAAAACCAAACGGAATATGGGAACTACATACACCAAGACGTATAAGAGCGGTAGCAAGGCAGGAAAACGAATTTCAACGGGTCAAACAAAGAAGATGACAAATATCTACTTTGAGGACAGCGGACTAAAGGGAATTATTAGACCGGAAACGGAATATTTCCAATACGTCGAACTTGGAACTCGTTTCATGGCAAAAGAACCGACTCTAAAGCCTGCATTGGATAGTGTTTACCCTGTATTTCTATCAAGAATAAAAAAGGCGGCGGAGGGATCATGATATTTTCCCCAGAGTTAGAAATATTCAATTATTTTTTTAAATATTCGACAAATAAAGGGTTTGACACCTACGACTATTTGCCTACCGAAGAGGAAAACGTACCTTACCCGTTCGTTATTATTGGAGATACTTCTCTTACACCTGATAGCACGAAAAACAGCTTAGATGGCAATTTAGAACTTGATATTGATTTATGGAATAACGCAAGCAATCGTGCAGTTATATCCAATATGATGAATGACTTCTTACATGAGGCGGTAAAAATTAAAAGCACCAAGAATTACACGACTGTTTTTGATATGCAACGATCAGAAACAAGACTCGTTACAGATTACAGTGTTGAGGGTCAAATCCTCTTACATGGAATCATGAATTTACATTTTGAAATAATTTAAAGGAGAGTTAAAACATGGCAGAACAATTAGTTAAATTACAAGGTAAAAATGCAGTATTGTTTGTCCGTCTTTTAGAGGACCAAGCAAAGATGGAGGCTCAACTTGTTCCTTATCAGACATCATTGAGTTTTGACCCAAGTGTTGACTCTGATTCAACAGCTACTAAAGATGGATCAGTTTCCTCTCAATCAAGCGTTGAGACAGAACTTGAAGTTGAGTTCGTAAACAACAACCATTTCATTGCTGATAAAATCAGACACGCATTATTTGACGGTCGCAAGGTTGAGGCATGGATCGTAAACAAAGACCGTATCAAGACAAATACGGACGGTTCAACAAAGGAAGTTTACGCATGGTATATGAGAGGTTCAGTAAACGAAGATAGCAACGACAACGACGCCGATGACCTTTCAACACGTGATGTTACTTTCACAGTTGACGGCACACCAAAAGACGGTTGGCTTTCACTTTCAGACGATCAACAAGCCGACTTTGATTATATTTTCCGTGGTTTGGATATTGCTAAGGACGACAACGACACCGCAGGCGGTACTAAGTACGACGAAGAAGCCGACGGAGCAAACCAACCAAAAGCACCAGCCACAGAATAAAAACTAACTAATTAGGAGAACAATTATGAACATTAAAGTAAACGACAAAGAATTTGAATTGAATTTCGGTATCGGTTTTTTGAGAGAACTCGACAAGGTTGCAGGTGTTGACGTGCAAGGCATTTCAATGGGAATGGCTCTCACAAGAACATTACCTGCATTGAAAGGTTGGGACATGCTTGCATTGATTAACGCTCTCTATTGTGCAACTCATGCCGATAACCCTCGTCCAAGTTATGACGACGTAGCAAATGCAGTTGGATCACAAACAGACAAGCAAATTGAAAAACTATTCACGGACGTTTTGGCAGAACTAAAAAAATCGCCAGTGGTTCGCTTTTCAGTCAACAAGCTAACACAGAACTAGACGGCAATAAAAAGCCGATCAGTTCCGAGCAAACGTACAGGGAAATGCTCTTGAATGCAATTTCTCGTTTTGGACTAACAGACCTAGTCGAAATATCCAAAATGAGCATACAGGAGTATTTCTTGCGTTTAGAGGCGTACCAGATCACACGGATAGATGAACAAGAGAACATTGCTTTGCAAGCGTGGCTCAATCAGACAGTACAGGCAACCAAGGGTTCATCTAAGCACCCTAAACCGAAGTACACGAAGTTTGATGAATTTTTCGACTCGACAGCTTACAAAAATAATGTTCACAAGAGTTTTGATCCTAATTACATTCCCCTTAATGAGTCAGAACATGAGTCAGAACAAAGGGAACAGGACGAAATACTACAAATATACAGAGAACGAGAAAAACAAAAAGAGAAGCAAAAACAAAAGGGGCAACCGAATTAAATTTCGTGTTGTCCCTTTTTTGCTAGAGAGGAGGAATTATGGGTCAAAGTTTTAACGTTGAGGGTGTTCTATCACTACAAGACAAAGGCTTTTCAAACACATTGAAGAATGCTGCAAACTCATTGAATGGGTTCGGCAAGAATGCCGGATCAAGTTTCGACGGTGCAAACCGATCAATGGACGGGTTGAGTCAAAAAGCCGATCAAGCTCGTAGCTCAATTTTGAACATTGCAGCAGGTATCGGAGCAATGCAACTTGTCGGTAAAGCGGTTGATATGGTTAAGAACTCGGTTAGTGGAGCTATTTCCCGTTTCGATACCTTGAACCAATATCCAAAGGTAATGGAGCAATTGGGCTATTCAGCTAAGGACGTAAGCAAGTCAATGGACACTTTGCAAAATGGTATCAAAGGCTTGCCTACCGCTCTTGATGACGTTGTTTCAACCACGCAACAATTCGCCTCTATCACTGGGGACGTTGACACGGCTGCAAAGACAACAATCGCATTGAATGACGCTTTCCTTGCGAGTGGATCAAGTGCAGCGGACGCCGCCCGTGGATTACAGCAGTATACTCAAATGCTATCGTCGGGTAAGGTAGATCTAATGAGCTGGCGTACGCTACAAGAAACCATGCCGTCAGCACTCAAAAAGGTCGCTGAGGCATTCGGTTATGCCGGTAGAAGTGCAACAAATGACTTATATGCCGCCTTACAGGACGGATCAATAACTGTGGATCAATTGAATCAAAAATTTGTTGAACTAGACAGTGGCGTCAGTGGTTTCGCTAGTCAAGCCCGGACCGCTTCGGGAGGTATTCAAACAAGTTTTGATAACCTTCAAAATGCGGTAACTCGTGGTATGGCAAATATGCTTACTGCAATTGATAAAGGATTGACAAGCAACGGATTCCCAACAATGGCGGATAACATTAACAAGGGACAAAATCTTATTGACGCAGGTTTTCAAAAACTAAATGGATCTATTCCGGGTGTAATTAGTAATTTTAAGAATTTTGGGGGTTCACTCTCACCACTTTCAGGTTTATTAACAGCGGTTTCGACTGGTGTCATGGGATTAATGGCATTTAGTACAATTGCTCCCCAACTAAATGCAACTGTTATTGGATTAAAGAACCTAGGTTCAGCATTTAGTTTTATTCTCAGTCCAATTGGATTAATAGCGGCAGGAATTGCGCTTTTAGCGGTTGCTTTTTACAAGGCTTACACAACGTCAGAACCATTTAGACAGGCTATTGATAACATTGCTAAGACCATTCATGGTGGCTTTGACAGTGCAATACAAGGTATATCAAGTGGATTACAAGCAATGGGAGTAGATGTTAGTTCGTCAACTAGTGTATTCCAATTATTTAACGATTTATTAGGGACAACGAAAGGTCAGCTAATTTTAGCTGGAACTGGATTAGTTGTTTTGGCGGCTGGAATATTTGCATTAACTGGACCAATTGGATTAATTGTAACTGCAATAGCGGGTGCCGTTGGTGCCGTAGTTGCATTTTTAACCACAACAAAAACAGGCAAAACAATAGTTTCAACCACAGTTGGGTTTATTCAACAGGCTTGGCAAGGGTTAGTCGACTTTCTTACAACACTGTTTTCCAGCATTGGTGAGTTTTTTACTAATGTTTGGAATTCTATTGTCACAGGACTAACTCCAATAATTAGCTCCATTCAAAACTTGTGGAACACCTTAGTTCAATTCATACAAATGATATGGACACCGATTGCACCATTCTTCACGGCATTATGGTCTGGGATAGCAACAATATTTACCACGGTTTGGACAACAATAGTTACCGTAGTACAGACATACATGACAATAATGCAAACCATTTTCCAAACGGGTTGGCAGATTTTAGTAGTGGTTGTTCAATCCGTTTGGACAGTTATCAGTACGGTTGTTTCAACTGCATTGAATGTAATTGCCAGCGTGATTCAATTGGTTATGGCAGTAATTCAAGGAGATTGGGGTGGAGCATGGAATGCACTCGTTTCTATTGTTTCAGAGGTTTGGAATATGATTTCCACAGTGATCTCTACTGTTTTAAGTGCAATAGTCTCCATCATTTCTTCTGTGTTAAGTGCGATTGCCTCTATTTGGTCGAGTATTTGGAATGGGATAATGTCTGTTGCCCAAGCAATATGGGATGGAATTATAGCTGTTATTCAAGCAAGTATCACTGCAGTACTGTCTGTCATCTCAGCAGTCCTTAATTCAATTAAAACTTTTTGGACAAATACCTGGAACGGCATTAAATCATTTGCTCAGGACGTCTGGAGTGGTATGAAAGAGGCACTATCTAACGCAATGAATGCTATGAGGAAAATTGTTTCTGATGTTATAAACTCGATAAAAAGACTATTTGATAAATTAGGTGATATAGATCTAGGAGAGGCAGGCCGTGCAATTATCAAGAGTTTTGAAAAGGGACTGCGTTCAGCTTTTGAAAGTGTCAAAAAGTTTATCGGTGGTATTGGTAGTTGGATAAAAGATCACAAGGGTCCAATCCAGTATGATAGAAAACTGTTAATTCCTGCCGGTAATGCAATCATGGGTGGATTAAATGGCGGATTAGTCCATGGATTTAAAGAGGTAAAATCCCATGTTTCTGGTATGGCAGATAGAATCAGTGAACTAATGCAACCAGATATTGGGATTAGCAATATTTCCGGAGCCATCAATTCAGCAAACAGACAGTTGCAAACAGGAATGCAAGCAAGTGTTAGTGGAGATATGACTCTTGCAGCTCAACCGGCATATATCAACCTAACAATGGGCGGTTCTTCGTTCTCAACATTTACTGATGACATTACAAGTCAACAAGATTTAAACATTCAACAACGTTTCGGGAGGGGGTTCTAGTTCATGTATAAATTTAGAAATCTTGATCGTGTATCGAATGATGACGATTTATTCATGCCGACGGAGGCAATGTATTTCATGGACACAGACTTGCCGATTGAAAGCATTGTGAATGGCTATCAGACAGTTCAAGTAAGTGGTAGGGAATTAGCTACGCCGGAATTAAACGTTCATGAGAGCGATTATTACGACGGCGGTTTCATCTTAAACAGACGACTACCGACAAGAGAAATAAAGGTCAAATATCTACTAGCTGCAAAGAACTCGACGGAGTTCCGTTACAGTTTTAATTTATTGAACCAACAATTGTTTACACGGGAAGTTTTCAAGTTCTATTTCCGTGATGAACCAGAGTATTACTGGATAGGTGCAGTTAGTGCCGTGGAAGAATTTCCGTCCGGTGTGAATGAGGGCTTTTCAACATTCACGATCACTTGTATTGACCCGTTCAAATATCCAAAACACCCGTATGAAATCACAGGAAGTGGAACGTTCACGATCACAAACGAAATTCCGTACTACACACAACCACAAGAAATCACGTTCAATTATACGGACGACGTTCAAAACACATACATTCAAGACGGGAACGGGCATGAAATATTTATTGAGGGTTCATATTCAAATAGGGACGAGGTAACGGTTATTCCTAATGATCCAGAGAATAAATATGTTTATTACTTTGGACAACCAACACCTGCAAAACTGATGTACATAAGTCAAATACAAGACTTTGCAATAAAGAAAGGTAGCACAATTGTTACAAGTCGAAATTGCTCGGTCACTATTAAAATAGGAGGGAAACTGTTATGACATTACTTTATTTTTTGGACGAAACTCAATCACTACTCGGAATTGTTGATCGTCAACTTAGTGGAACAGAGAAAATTCAAATCAACAAGGCAAACGAATTAGATTGTTCTATTCCGTTTAGTAAGAGAAATAGTGAGTTGGCTCAAAAAAGCCGGTATGTTGCAGTTCCCACTTATGCAAATGACCCCGATTTTGCACACCTGTATTCCATTACCACCTTTGACATGACAGTTTCAGAAATCAATTTCAAAGGCTTTGAAACAATGTATGAGGACATGACAGCAACTTGGGTCGGCAAGATATGGGGAAAAGACGACACCACAGGGTTGTTGTACGTTGATGAGTTACTGGATCAATTAATCTATGCTTTGCCGAATGAAAAAACATGGATCGTTGGAGTTACGCCCGATCACGACGAGTACGAACCACAGTCGTTTGATGATGAGGACGTAACAGTTAGCTCGGTACTTAGCAAAGCCGTTGAAGATTGGGGCTTTGAGTTTGATTTTGTGTATCAATTCCAAGGAAACACGATCACAAAACGAGCAATAAACGTGTACAAACAATTAGGAGAAGATAGAACCGACCTACATTTTGACGTAAGAAAAGACTTGACCGGATCAAAGTACACCGAGGATAGGTCGGGAATATATACAGCGTTGGTCGGCTATGGAGCAACACTCAAAATAGAAGAACCAGACGCCCCCGTTTCGGATCAATGGAACGACGTACCAAGCCCCGGAACAGTCAAGGTAAATAAGACCTTTGCTATTTTATACACCCGTGAATTAGTTCCATACACAGGCAGACGACTTGGACAAGATAGTGAATGGCGTACAGATATGTATATGGAAAAGGCAAGCACTCACGAAAAGTATTATCGAGTGTCTACAAACCAATACGTCAATTACATTGATGTTGATTTCACAGCGGCACAAGATGACAACGAAATAATCACAGATGAGGACAACTCGACAACCTCGACAGGTGGGGCAACCACAGAGCGAATAGTTGATTTCACGCAAGTTGAATGGACAAGTCCCAAGGCACCAGTCAACAAACCAAAAGGTCAAGGCTATGTGGAAGTTCCGTCCGCAACCGCAAGTTATGGGTACAGCGACGGAAGTCCACGAATTGGTGTTGTTACATTTGATGACGAAGTCCTCTCATCAAGATTGTTGTCCAGAACATACATGAAACTATTAACAATGTGTACACCTAAACGGAAATTAGAAACGTCGTTCAATCAAATTGGGACTGTCGGAATTGGGGACACAATCTATTTGTATGATGAACGGCTAGACGTTTACGTCGAGGAACGAATAACAGAGATCAATAGAAATCTATTAAATATTCACAATTCCACCGTTGTTGCCGGCTCAACATTTGCCCTCACACCAGAGGCAAGGCAAAGCGGTATCGAGGATATGATCCGAACAAGAATTAAAAAATACTCATAGGAGGTAAAGCATGACAGTTACAGAGATAACGCTAGATGATAGCAAAGCAAAAAGATATATCGCTCAACCTGTATGGATCAGACAAGACGACAGTCAAGACACGATCAAAGTTACATTGGACGAGGGACTCACGATCACAACCGACAGTGTATTTGAATTTGATTGCACGAAATTTGATGAACAAGTCATACAAGACAAAGAACAATCGAACTTTGAAATATTCAACGATATTTTAGGCAAGCCGATTGGGTTTACATACAAACTACCTGCGGAGATTTATCAGTCCTCCGGATCAACAACGGCAACATATTTCAGAATTGACGGTAGCTCAACCTCTAACTTTATTATTTATGTACAGAGGGCGGACGGTGTAGGCGGTACGGAAAGCAATTCGCTTATTTCAGACGCAAAGAGCGTTGTCAATGAGATTAGTTCCGTGTATCAGACTATTCAAGAAACAGCAAAGAATGCGGAACTAGACACCGAAGATATTCGCAAGCAAATCGACGATTTAGACTCAAAACTTGCGGACATAACAAAGTTGATTGATGACAATAATGTTATCAAGAAAACCGAAGCACAAGAAGTAATCACGGGAATTGTGAACGAAATGGACTTGGACACAGACGACAAAATTTCTGATCCAGACGTTTTGGCGAAAATTCATACGTTAGGAGCTGTTTAATATGGCAGAGAATAATCTAACAACAACGGCTCGTGCAGTGGTTCGTTCGGCGTTTGGAGTCAAAATCAACGATCCAAAAAATGCAGGTACGATCATAACTCGGACACCCGATCAAAACGGAGTTCTTGATTTATCCGACTTTGCAACCTCGACACCTATCAACATAGGGGACAGCGTAGCAGTTCCACAGACAACCATTCTTGATTATCAATCAAACAACAAAATGGCAACCGTTGAACTTAAAGGAATAAAGTCTGATTTAAGTAATATTCCTAATGGTTTGACCGTCAAGCATTCCAAAGCACAAACAAACATATTGGTTGGTTCAGCATTGAATGGTTGTGAGATCACAAGTTCAAAGCTATTTTCACGAGAAAGCCCGATCAGTTCCTCAACGTCGGGTCTACCAACATTGACTGATGACGGAGTTTCATTCACAAAAACTCAACTTAAAACTATGGTCGGGAAAGGTGTTCGTTATCCGTTTGAGAGTTCAAGTTTAGGAAGTTACA encodes:
- a CDS encoding phage tail protein is translated as MGQSFNVEGVLSLQDKGFSNTLKNAANSLNGFGKNAGSSFDGANRSMDGLSQKADQARSSILNIAAGIGAMQLVGKAVDMVKNSVSGAISRFDTLNQYPKVMEQLGYSAKDVSKSMDTLQNGIKGLPTALDDVVSTTQQFASITGDVDTAAKTTIALNDAFLASGSSAADAARGLQQYTQMLSSGKVDLMSWRTLQETMPSALKKVAEAFGYAGRSATNDLYAALQDGSITVDQLNQKFVELDSGVSGFASQARTASGGIQTSFDNLQNAVTRGMANMLTAIDKGLTSNGFPTMADNINKGQNLIDAGFQKLNGSIPGVISNFKNFGGSLSPLSGLLTAVSTGVMGLMAFSTIAPQLNATVIGLKNLGSAFSFILSPIGLIAAGIALLAVAFYKAYTTSEPFRQAIDNIAKTIHGGFDSAIQGISSGLQAMGVDVSSSTSVFQLFNDLLGTTKGQLILAGTGLVVLAAGIFALTGPIGLIVTAIAGAVGAVVAFLTTTKTGKTIVSTTVGFIQQAWQGLVDFLTTLFSSIGEFFTNVWNSIVTGLTPIISSIQNLWNTLVQFIQMIWTPIAPFFTALWSGIATIFTTVWTTIVTVVQTYMTIMQTIFQTGWQILVVVVQSVWTVISTVVSTALNVIASVIQLVMAVIQGDWGGAWNALVSIVSEVWNMISTVISTVLSAIVSIISSVLSAIASIWSSIWNGIMSVAQAIWDGIIAVIQASITAVLSVISAVLNSIKTFWTNTWNGIKSFAQDVWSGMKEALSNAMNAMRKIVSDVINSIKRLFDKLGDIDLGEAGRAIIKSFEKGLRSAFESVKKFIGGIGSWIKDHKGPIQYDRKLLIPAGNAIMGGLNGGLVHGFKEVKSHVSGMADRISELMQPDIGISNISGAINSANRQLQTGMQASVSGDMTLAAQPAYINLTMGGSSFSTFTDDITSQQDLNIQQRFGRGF
- a CDS encoding distal tail protein Dit, producing the protein MYKFRNLDRVSNDDDLFMPTEAMYFMDTDLPIESIVNGYQTVQVSGRELATPELNVHESDYYDGGFILNRRLPTREIKVKYLLAAKNSTEFRYSFNLLNQQLFTREVFKFYFRDEPEYYWIGAVSAVEEFPSGVNEGFSTFTITCIDPFKYPKHPYEITGSGTFTITNEIPYYTQPQEITFNYTDDVQNTYIQDGNGHEIFIEGSYSNRDEVTVIPNDPENKYVYYFGQPTPAKLMYISQIQDFAIKKGSTIVTSRNCSVTIKIGGKLL
- a CDS encoding tail assembly chaperone, coding for MNIKVNDKEFELNFGIGFLRELDKVAGVDVQGISMGMALTRTLPALKGWDMLALINALYCATHADNPRPSYDDVANAVGSQTDKQIEKLFTDVLAELKKSPVVRFSVNKLTQN
- a CDS encoding phage tail spike protein: MTLLYFLDETQSLLGIVDRQLSGTEKIQINKANELDCSIPFSKRNSELAQKSRYVAVPTYANDPDFAHLYSITTFDMTVSEINFKGFETMYEDMTATWVGKIWGKDDTTGLLYVDELLDQLIYALPNEKTWIVGVTPDHDEYEPQSFDDEDVTVSSVLSKAVEDWGFEFDFVYQFQGNTITKRAINVYKQLGEDRTDLHFDVRKDLTGSKYTEDRSGIYTALVGYGATLKIEEPDAPVSDQWNDVPSPGTVKVNKTFAILYTRELVPYTGRRLGQDSEWRTDMYMEKASTHEKYYRVSTNQYVNYIDVDFTAAQDDNEIITDEDNSTTSTGGATTERIVDFTQVEWTSPKAPVNKPKGQGYVEVPSATASYGYSDGSPRIGVVTFDDEVLSSRLLSRTYMKLLTMCTPKRKLETSFNQIGTVGIGDTIYLYDERLDVYVEERITEINRNLLNIHNSTVVAGSTFALTPEARQSGIEDMIRTRIKKYS
- a CDS encoding phage major tail protein, TP901-1 family is translated as MAEQLVKLQGKNAVLFVRLLEDQAKMEAQLVPYQTSLSFDPSVDSDSTATKDGSVSSQSSVETELEVEFVNNNHFIADKIRHALFDGRKVEAWIVNKDRIKTNTDGSTKEVYAWYMRGSVNEDSNDNDADDLSTRDVTFTVDGTPKDGWLSLSDDQQADFDYIFRGLDIAKDDNDTAGGTKYDEEADGANQPKAPATE